The Accipiter gentilis chromosome 7, bAccGen1.1, whole genome shotgun sequence genome includes a region encoding these proteins:
- the LOC126040558 gene encoding dnaJ homolog subfamily A member 1-like, with protein MVKETGYYDLLGVRPGASLDEIKRAYRRLALRYHPDKNPSEGERFKQISQAYEVLSDAHKRALYDRGGERAMKEGGLGSRGGSSGFGSPMDIFDLFFGGGVRMRSRADRRGKTVVHQLSVSLEDLYNGTTRKLSLQKNIICRKCGGCGVREGAQRRCPKCHGSGMEVRIHQLGPSMIQQIQTVCSQCQGQGEWIRPRDCCLTCNGRKVVREKKILSVHLDKGMKDGQKITFHEEGDQVPGLEPGDIIIVLDQKEHPVFRRSGDDLIVKREISLADALCGCRQVIRTLDNRTLLISSQPGDVIRPGDLKCVPNEGMPVYRSPFQKGKLILQFQVKFPEPGWLPTDRLRQLQAFFPPQEEVMATEDTEEVELSDYTSHNGPGRRPYTGEAYHEDDFEDGVRQHVQCQTS; from the exons ATGGTGAAAGAGACGGGGTACTATGACCTGCTGGGCGTGCGGCCGGGAGCCAGCCTGGATGAGATCAAGCGGGCGTACCGGCGCTTGGCGCTGCGCTACCACCCTGACAAGAACCCCAGTGAGGGCGAGCGG TTCAAGCAGATCTCCCAAGCCTATGAGGTGCTGTCAGACGCCCACAAACGGGCGCTCTACgaccgcggcggggagcgggccaTGAAGGAGGGTGGCCTGGGGAGCCGAGGAGGGAGCAGTGGATTCGGCTCCCCCATGGACATCTTTGACCTCTTCTTCGGCGGGGGAGTACGGATGCGCAGCCGGGCAGACAGGCGAG GGAAGACGGTGGTGCACCAGCTCTCGGTGTCGCTGGAGGATCTCTACAATGGCACCACACGCAAGCTGTCCCTGCAGAAGAACATCATCTGCAGGAAATGCGGAG GCTGTGGGGTGCGGGAGGGTGCCCAGAGAAGGTGCCCCAAGTGTCACGGCTCAGGCATGGAGGTTCGCATCCACCAGCTGGGGCCCAGCATGATCCAGCAGATCCAGACAGTGTGTTCCCAGTGCCAGGGCCAGGGCGAGTGGATCCGGCCTCGGGACTGCTGCCTCACCTGCAATGGCCGCAAGGTCGTGCGGGAGAAGAAGATCCTCAGTGTTCACCTGGATAAAG GCATGAAGGATGGGCAGAAGATCACCTTCCACGAGGAAGGGGACCAGGTTCCTGGCCTGGAGCCCGGGGACATCATTATCGTCCTGGATCAGAAGGAACACCCTGTTTTCCGACGCAGCGGTGACGACCTCATCGTCAAGAGGGAGATCAGCCTGGCAGACGCCCTGTGCGGCTGCCGACAGGTCATCCGCACCCTGGACAACCGGACTCTGCTCATCTCCTCTCAGCCAG GTGATGTTATCCGACCTGGAGACCTGAAGTGTGTCCCCAATGAGGGGATGCCTGTCTACAGGAGCCCCTTCCAGAAGGGAAAACTCATCCTGCAGTTCCAG GTGAAGTTCCCAGAGCCTGGCTGGCTCCCCACTGACCGCCTGCGCCAGCTCCAGGCCTTCTTCCCGCCCCAGGAGGAGGTGATGGCCACCGAGGACACAGAGGAGGTAGAGCTCAGTGACTACACATCCCACAATGGGCCAGGCCGACGGCCCTACACCGGCGAAGCCTACCACGAAGATGACTTTGAGGATGGCGTGCGCCAACATGTCCAGTGTCAGACCTCGTAG